In the uncultured Methanolobus sp. genome, one interval contains:
- a CDS encoding CDGSH iron-sulfur domain-containing protein — protein sequence MDKEIKTSIKVSKNGPYIAKDVKILRNSKGDLIETKTVMTLCRCGGSSNMPFCDGTHTKIGFSGEKEEDRVPDKMETFVGKNISIHRNRGACCHVGYCVHDLPAVFERGRNPWADPDAADPEKIAALIKSCPSGALSYTINGELNKDYSQEPEISIMKDGPYNVTGIELDGSDGSVPETQDHYSLCRCGASKNKPFCDGSHYDVEFRDEKN from the coding sequence GTGGATAAAGAGATCAAAACTTCAATAAAGGTATCAAAAAATGGTCCATACATTGCGAAAGACGTAAAGATTCTCAGGAATTCAAAGGGTGATTTGATTGAGACAAAAACCGTTATGACACTTTGCAGGTGTGGGGGCTCGTCGAATATGCCATTCTGTGATGGAACGCATACAAAGATTGGTTTTTCCGGGGAAAAAGAAGAAGACCGTGTTCCCGACAAAATGGAGACTTTTGTAGGAAAAAATATCAGTATACATCGTAACAGGGGTGCGTGTTGCCATGTAGGTTACTGTGTTCACGATCTGCCTGCGGTTTTCGAAAGGGGTAGAAATCCCTGGGCAGATCCTGATGCTGCAGACCCGGAAAAGATAGCAGCTCTCATCAAATCCTGTCCTTCCGGTGCATTGAGTTATACTATCAACGGAGAATTGAATAAGGATTACTCGCAAGAACCGGAAATCTCGATTATGAAAGACGGACCTTACAATGTCACAGGGATAGAACTTGATGGTTCCGACGGCTCAGTACCTGAAACACAGGACCATTATTCTCTTTGCAGATGTGGAGCCTCCAAAAATAAGCCATTCTGTGACGGCAGTCACTATGATGTTGAATTCAGGGATGAGAAGAATTGA
- a CDS encoding HD domain-containing protein yields the protein MKIRELISQYCSDTEKKGNGITIYTIDVPEPIETPELFSYLNYLSEEPFRKIWASDPYRMIATEIDGKLTVYEHVRMANYRIQLDDLQEKYEVHKEADLIELADAFAFAVGAHNNNMRKSGTLYISHPMDVASILIKENAPLELVMAGLLHDVVEDTDVDIETISNKYGRQVADYVNAVTEPGELRQPAIGNKAQTWKQRKEHTIKGIKNAEQNVKLLSCADKLANIRDLISELRIQGNSFWNKFNAPKGEQEWYYRSMLEAFATGPQNIAETHAYRDLKECVEELFS from the coding sequence ATGAAAATACGCGAGCTTATCAGCCAGTATTGCAGCGATACTGAGAAAAAAGGGAATGGAATCACTATCTATACAATCGATGTTCCTGAACCCATAGAGACACCTGAACTGTTCAGTTATCTGAATTATCTGTCTGAGGAACCTTTCAGGAAGATCTGGGCCAGTGATCCTTACAGGATGATAGCAACAGAGATAGATGGCAAATTAACTGTTTACGAACACGTGAGGATGGCAAACTACAGGATACAGTTGGATGACCTTCAGGAAAAATATGAGGTACATAAGGAGGCAGACCTGATAGAACTTGCTGATGCGTTCGCATTCGCCGTTGGTGCACACAATAACAACATGAGGAAATCCGGCACTCTATACATATCGCATCCAATGGATGTAGCGTCCATACTTATCAAAGAGAATGCGCCTCTTGAGCTTGTAATGGCAGGATTGCTCCATGACGTTGTTGAAGATACCGATGTTGACATTGAAACAATATCAAATAAATACGGCCGGCAAGTTGCTGATTACGTGAACGCTGTTACCGAACCGGGAGAGCTAAGGCAGCCTGCAATCGGTAACAAGGCGCAGACCTGGAAGCAGCGGAAGGAACACACCATAAAGGGGATAAAGAATGCGGAACAGAATGTCAAACTTCTCTCATGTGCAGACAAGCTTGCAAATATCAGGGACCTCATCAGTGAACTAAGGATACAGGGAAATAGTTTCTGGAACAAGTTCAATGCACCAAAGGGAGAACAGGAATGGTACTATCGTTCTATGCTGGAAGCTTTCGCTACGGGTCCGCAGAATATAGCAGAAACCCACGCCTACCGTGATCTTAAGGAATGTGTGGAAGAGCTGTTCTCTTAG